One genomic window of Nakamurella panacisegetis includes the following:
- a CDS encoding NADH-quinone oxidoreductase subunit C encodes MNQPTGPGVAPVGVQRTGMFGVHDSGDTSGFGLLVRPPYAPDPAERPYGGYFDEVADALAAAMAERGIPASALLQTTVANGEITFYFSPEHMSALFWALRDDPSLRFELASSISGVDYGPDVPRRLHVVYELTSMTYRRRIRLEVAVGIDDPHVPSAVATYPTADWHEREAWDMFGIVFDGHPGLTRILMPDDWEGHPQRKDYPLGGIPVEYKGAEIPAPDQRRSYS; translated from the coding sequence CTGAACCAACCGACCGGACCGGGCGTCGCGCCGGTCGGGGTGCAACGCACCGGCATGTTCGGCGTGCACGACTCGGGTGACACCAGCGGGTTCGGACTGCTGGTCCGTCCGCCCTACGCCCCGGATCCGGCCGAGCGCCCGTACGGCGGATACTTCGACGAGGTGGCCGATGCGCTCGCGGCAGCGATGGCCGAACGGGGCATCCCGGCCTCGGCGTTGCTGCAAACCACCGTCGCCAACGGTGAAATCACCTTTTACTTCTCCCCTGAGCACATGTCGGCGCTGTTCTGGGCGCTGCGCGACGACCCGTCGTTGCGGTTCGAGCTCGCGTCCTCGATCTCGGGCGTCGACTACGGACCAGACGTCCCACGGCGCCTGCACGTCGTCTACGAGCTGACGTCGATGACCTACCGCCGCCGCATCCGGTTGGAAGTCGCGGTGGGCATTGACGATCCGCATGTGCCCAGCGCGGTCGCGACCTACCCGACGGCCGACTGGCACGAGCGGGAGGCCTGGGACATGTTCGGCATCGTCTTCGACGGGCATCCCGGTCTGACCCGCATCCTGATGCCGGACGACTGGGAGGGACACCCGCAGCGCAAGGACTATCCGCTGGGCGGCATCCCGGTGGAGTACAAGGGCGCGGAGATTCCCGCCCCCGACCAGCGGAGGAGCTACTCATGA
- a CDS encoding NADH-quinone oxidoreductase subunit D: protein MIDENIVFAEDFLPDDVRGGEPRVARGTATTEGRVFTVTGGDWDDMLAEGQFGDGGDSDERIIVNMGPQHPSTHGVLRLILEIEGETVVQARSVIGYLHTGIEKSCEYRTWTQGVTFVTRADYLSPAFNEAAYCMAIEKLLQIEVPRRAQVIRVLLMELTRISSHLVALATGGMELGALTGMTAGFREREEALHLMEFLTGLRMNMAFIRPGGVAQELPEGSIERINAFIRVMEKRLPEYDKLLSGQPIWKMRTKGVGILPLEACMQLGITGPVLRSAGLPWDLRKTMPYCGYEEYDFEVPTATEADCYARFLLRLAEMHESLKIMKQAVVKLAEPGPVMVTDKKIGWPAQLSIGADGMGNSLEYIKKIMGSSMESLIHHFKLVTEGFQVPAGQAYVAIENPRGELGCHVVSDGGTRPFRVHLRDPGFVNLQAMPAMSEGSLIADVVAAVASIDPVMGGVDR, encoded by the coding sequence ATGATCGACGAGAACATCGTCTTCGCCGAGGATTTCCTGCCCGACGATGTGCGGGGCGGGGAGCCGCGGGTGGCCCGCGGTACGGCCACGACCGAGGGGCGCGTCTTCACCGTCACCGGTGGCGACTGGGACGACATGCTGGCGGAAGGTCAGTTCGGCGACGGCGGTGACTCCGACGAACGCATCATCGTCAACATGGGTCCGCAGCATCCGTCCACCCACGGTGTGCTGCGGCTGATCCTGGAGATCGAGGGCGAGACCGTCGTCCAGGCCCGCTCGGTGATCGGATATCTGCACACCGGCATCGAGAAATCCTGCGAGTACCGGACCTGGACCCAGGGCGTCACGTTCGTGACCCGGGCCGACTACCTGTCGCCGGCCTTCAACGAGGCCGCCTACTGCATGGCCATCGAGAAGCTGCTGCAGATCGAGGTTCCGCGGCGGGCGCAGGTGATCCGGGTGCTGCTGATGGAGCTGACCCGGATCTCCTCCCACCTGGTTGCCCTGGCCACGGGCGGGATGGAACTGGGCGCCCTGACCGGCATGACGGCCGGTTTCCGGGAGCGCGAGGAAGCACTGCACCTGATGGAGTTCCTCACCGGACTGCGGATGAACATGGCGTTCATCCGTCCGGGGGGAGTGGCCCAGGAACTGCCCGAAGGGTCGATCGAGAGGATCAACGCCTTCATCCGCGTCATGGAGAAGCGGCTCCCGGAGTACGACAAACTGCTGTCCGGGCAACCGATCTGGAAGATGCGGACCAAGGGTGTCGGCATCCTGCCGCTGGAAGCCTGCATGCAGCTGGGCATCACCGGACCCGTCCTGCGGTCGGCCGGGCTGCCCTGGGACCTGCGGAAGACCATGCCGTACTGCGGTTACGAGGAGTACGACTTCGAGGTGCCCACGGCCACCGAGGCCGACTGCTACGCCCGATTCCTGTTGCGGCTGGCCGAGATGCACGAGTCACTCAAGATCATGAAGCAGGCCGTGGTGAAGCTGGCCGAACCGGGCCCGGTGATGGTGACCGACAAGAAGATCGGTTGGCCGGCGCAGTTGTCGATCGGCGCCGACGGCATGGGCAACTCCCTGGAGTACATCAAGAAGATCATGGGCAGTTCGATGGAGTCGCTGATCCACCACTTCAAGCTGGTCACCGAGGGATTCCAGGTTCCGGCCGGGCAGGCTTACGTCGCGATCGAGAACCCCCGCGGGGAACTGGGTTGCCACGTCGTCTCCGACGGCGGGACGCGCCCGTTCCGGGTCCATCTGCGTGATCCCGGATTCGTGAACCTGCAGGCCATGCCGGCCATGAGCGAAGGGTCACTGATCGCCGATGTCGTCGCCGCGGTCGCCTCCATCGACCCGGTGATGGGCGGGGTGGATCGATGA
- the nuoE gene encoding NADH-quinone oxidoreductase subunit NuoE, with protein MTRSRIGVPEFLTTDVVFDQLTHDRAAEIIGRYPYSRSALLPLLHLVQSVEGFVSQPGIEFCAAKLALTSAEVSAVATFYTMYKRNPCGQHLVSVCTNALCAVLGGDAIYRTLSDHLGVGQDETAGVPGEVGSITLESAECLAACDHGPVVQVNYEYFDNQTPDGALDLVHALQAGDKPHPTRGAPLTDFRTAELEIAGIMPDLAAAVTGPSVSEMTLRGSRLAEQNAQSAPAMPDHVEFPPLPEKK; from the coding sequence ATGACGCGCTCCAGGATCGGCGTTCCGGAGTTCCTGACCACGGACGTCGTGTTCGATCAGCTCACCCACGACCGGGCAGCCGAGATCATCGGCCGGTACCCGTATTCGCGGTCGGCCCTGCTACCGCTGCTGCACCTGGTGCAATCGGTGGAAGGCTTCGTCAGCCAACCGGGAATCGAGTTCTGCGCGGCCAAGCTCGCCCTGACCTCGGCCGAGGTGTCGGCGGTAGCGACGTTCTACACCATGTACAAGCGGAATCCGTGCGGGCAGCACCTGGTCAGTGTCTGCACGAACGCGCTGTGTGCGGTGCTCGGCGGCGACGCCATCTACCGGACGCTCAGCGACCACCTCGGCGTCGGGCAGGACGAAACTGCCGGTGTGCCGGGCGAAGTCGGGTCGATCACGCTGGAGTCGGCCGAGTGCCTCGCGGCCTGCGACCACGGTCCGGTGGTCCAGGTCAACTACGAGTACTTCGACAACCAGACGCCCGACGGCGCCCTCGACCTGGTGCACGCGCTGCAGGCCGGTGACAAGCCGCATCCGACCCGGGGTGCTCCGCTGACCGACTTCCGCACCGCCGAACTCGAGATCGCCGGCATCATGCCTGATCTCGCGGCCGCGGTGACCGGGCCGTCGGTGTCGGAGATGACCCTGCGGGGCTCCCGACTGGCCGAGCAGAACGCCCAGTCCGCCCCGGCCATGCCCGACCACGTCGAATTCCCGCCGCTCCCGGAGAAGAAGTGA
- the nuoF gene encoding NADH-quinone oxidoreductase subunit NuoF — protein MSAPQMPAVPAGPAVMTPVLTRRWASPDSWSIKTYRRLDGYEALPKALAVDPGRIVELMKNSGLRGRGGAGFPTGLKWSFLPQGDGKAHYLVINADEGEPGTCKDIPSMMADPHSLIEGCIITCYAIRSEFCAIYVRGEAIHSLRRLTNAVNEARAAGFLGRNIMGTGFNLEIVVHAGAGAYICGEETALLDSLEGRRGQPRLKPPFPAVAGLYACPTVVNNVETIMSVPAIVMGGSDWYRSMGTDKSPGPKIFSLSGHVTRPGQYEAPMGTTLRQLLESAGGMLDGIPLKFFTPGGSSTPIFTPQHLDVPLSFDDVAAAGSMLGTTALMCFNETVSVPWAVWKWLEFYKHESCGKCTPCREGTGWLVQILRRVVSGSGTFEDLDTLTDAAGNIAGRSFCALGDAAATPILSGFKYFRSEFEDLVTGRTPPVVESRLLVGAH, from the coding sequence ATGAGTGCACCCCAGATGCCGGCTGTCCCCGCCGGTCCCGCCGTCATGACGCCGGTACTCACCCGGCGCTGGGCGTCACCGGATTCCTGGTCGATCAAGACCTACCGCCGGCTGGACGGCTACGAGGCGCTGCCCAAGGCGCTGGCCGTCGATCCGGGGCGGATCGTCGAGCTGATGAAGAACTCCGGGCTGCGCGGCCGTGGCGGGGCCGGATTCCCGACCGGGCTCAAGTGGTCCTTCCTGCCGCAGGGTGACGGCAAGGCGCACTACCTGGTGATCAACGCCGACGAGGGAGAACCGGGTACCTGCAAGGACATTCCGTCGATGATGGCCGATCCGCACTCGCTGATCGAGGGTTGCATCATCACCTGCTACGCGATCCGGAGCGAGTTCTGCGCGATCTACGTCCGGGGCGAGGCGATCCACTCGCTGCGTCGGCTGACCAACGCCGTGAACGAAGCCCGGGCCGCCGGCTTCCTGGGCCGCAACATCATGGGTACCGGGTTCAACCTGGAGATCGTGGTGCACGCCGGGGCCGGCGCCTACATCTGCGGGGAGGAGACGGCGTTGCTCGACTCCCTGGAAGGGCGCCGCGGCCAGCCACGGCTCAAGCCGCCGTTCCCGGCCGTGGCCGGGCTGTACGCCTGCCCGACGGTGGTCAACAACGTGGAGACGATCATGTCGGTGCCGGCCATCGTCATGGGTGGCAGCGACTGGTACCGCAGCATGGGAACCGACAAGTCGCCCGGTCCCAAGATCTTCTCGCTGTCCGGACACGTCACCCGGCCCGGCCAGTACGAGGCGCCGATGGGCACCACGCTGCGGCAGCTGCTGGAGTCGGCGGGCGGGATGCTGGACGGCATCCCGCTCAAGTTCTTCACCCCGGGTGGTTCCTCGACGCCGATCTTCACCCCGCAGCACCTGGACGTGCCGCTGTCGTTCGACGACGTCGCCGCGGCCGGGTCGATGCTGGGCACCACCGCGTTGATGTGCTTCAACGAAACGGTTTCGGTCCCGTGGGCGGTGTGGAAGTGGCTGGAGTTCTACAAGCACGAGTCGTGCGGCAAGTGCACGCCGTGCCGGGAGGGCACCGGCTGGCTGGTGCAGATCCTGCGCCGGGTGGTCAGCGGGTCCGGGACGTTCGAGGACCTGGACACCCTGACCGACGCCGCCGGGAACATCGCCGGGCGCTCGTTCTGTGCTCTCGGTGACGCCGCGGCGACGCCGATCCTGTCCGGCTTCAAGTACTTCCGTTCCGAGTTCGAAGATCTCGTCACCGGGCGGACGCCGCCGGTGGTCGAGTCCCGCCTGCTGGTTGGAGCGCACTGA